One stretch of Prunus persica cultivar Lovell chromosome G1, Prunus_persica_NCBIv2, whole genome shotgun sequence DNA includes these proteins:
- the LOC18788642 gene encoding UBX domain-containing protein 4, producing the protein MAGVSLKCGDCGALLKSVEEAQEHAELTSHSNFSESTEAVLNLVCSSCGKPCRSKTESDLHTKRTGHTEFVDKTADTVKPISLEVPKVTASESEEAVGASRQAEEMVVPEVDKKLLEELEGMGFSIARATRALHYSGNASLEAAVNWVVEHENDPDIDQMPSVPVNTKVEAPKPSLTPEQLKAKQQELREKARKKKEEEEKRMEKEKEKERIRVGKELLEAKRMEEENERKRIVALRKAEKEEEKRAREKIRQKLEEDKAERRRRLGLPPEDPSTAKPAAPVVEEKKSSLPIRPATKAEQMRECLRSLKQNHKEDDAKVKRAFQTLLTFVGNVARNPDEEKYRKIRLTNQSFQDRVGSFKGGIEFLELCEFERVEGSEFLFLPRDKVDMAVLNSAGSELDSAIKNPFFGVL; encoded by the exons ATGGCTGGCGTATCTCTGAAGTGCGGGGACTGTGGGGCTCTCCTGAAGTCCGTGGAGGAAGCCCAAGAGCATGCCGAGCTTACCTCCCACTCCAACTTCTCTGAGTCAACCGAAGCTGTTCTCAACCTCGTCTGTTCTTCTTGCGGCAAACCATGCCGATCCAAAACC GAAAGTGATTTGCATACCAAAAGAACGGGGCATACCGAGTTTGTTGATAAGACTGCGGATACAGTAAAGCCGATAAGTTTGGAGGTTCCAAAGGTGACAGCTTCAGAGTCCGAAGAGGCTGTTGGTGCAAGTAGACAGGCAGAAG AAATGGTTGTTCCAGAGGTTGACAAAAAGCTGCTTGAGGAACTCGAAGGAATGGGATTTTCAATAGCCCGGGCAACCCGTGCACTTCACTATTCTG GTAATGCTAGCCTGGAGGCTGCAGTCAATTGGGTGGTTGAACATGAGAATGATCCAGACATAGATCAAATGCCCTCA GTACCAGTCAACACCAAAGTTGAGGCTCCAAAACCTTCTCTCACGCCAGAGCAATTGAAAGCCAAGCAACAAGAGCTTAG GGAGAAAGCTcgcaagaagaaagaagaagaggagaagagaatggaaaaagaaaaagaaaag gAGAGGATTCGAGTAGGCAAGGAACTCTTAGAAGCGAAGagaatggaagaagaaaatgaaagaaaacg GATTGTGGCCTTGCGAAAAgcggaaaaagaagaagagaaaagagctAGGGAAAAGATTCGTCAAAAATTGGAGGAAGATAAG GCAGAAAGGAGGAGGAGACTTGGGTTGCCACCAGAAGATCCTTCAACTGCAAAACCTGCTGCACCTGTTGTGGAAGAGAAAAAG AGCTCATTGCCCATAAGGCCTGCTACAAAAGCAGAGCAAATGAGAGAATGTTTGCGATCTCTCAAGCAGAACCACAAG GAGGACGATGCCAAAGTGAAGAGAGCATTCCAGACTCTTTTAACTTTTGTAGGGAATGTTGCCAGAAATCCCGATGAGGagaaatatagaaaaataagACTCACTAACCAATCTTTCCAG GATAGAGTTGGTTCGTTCAAAGGAGGTATTGAGTTTCTTGAGTTGTGCGAGTTTGAGAGGGTAGAAGGGAGCGAGTTCTTGTTTCTTCCTAGGGACAAGGTTGACATGGCAGTGCTGAATTCAGCTGGGTCTGAGCTAGACTCTGCAATAAAGAATCCCTTTTTCGGTGTTCTTTAA
- the LOC18789319 gene encoding putative F-box/LRR-repeat protein 23, with the protein MMFGYLGFCAEKLCLFCSRVRALIPPFLSSLFSWNSNSQKYLTHLQKLDQIDQPRWEDLPLDCLVNVFGRVGMRSLLLNVPFVCKSWHRASLDPSCWQRLIFIDTETEMDLETRQFWCCDNEIEADIDIESDRRCFEALMNRFACQYRMDDTCFSDTGFIQFVVNRSKGHATFLRLPGVCPEAAMKYVGNVCHGLKGLSLPRRLLLCSPSIVAELIGKCKHLELLSVGGSHNFEEILLQFSMGCCKNFLNMDVPAALRNREDNKNVPDIIPNVSFLCSYNFEEIFSQIRIHCKNFCGLNVSGALMRREDVLAIVNLLPHIKYLILRKSFIDRDDLATLLQGCEELVLLDARNCCGFDEGDAEISVLASHIGKFSCEGSRYVDPLLWLRSHKYI; encoded by the exons ATGATGTTTGGGTATTTAGGTTTTTGTGCAGAGAAGCTTTGTCTATTTTGCTCAAGAGTACGAGCATTAATTCCACCTTTTttgtcttctctcttttcttggaACTCCAATAGCCAAAAATACCTAACCCACCTTCAGAAGCTTGACCAG ATTGATCAACCAAGATGGGAGGACTTACCTCTGGACTGTTTGGTGAATGTGTTTGGAAGAGTTGGTATGAGGTCGTTGCTCTTAAATGTTCCTTTTGTGTGCAAGTCATGGCACAGGGCGAGCCTCGACCCTTCATGCTGGCAACGTCTCATTTTTATTGACACTGAAACTGAGATGGACCTTGAAACTCGTCAATTTTGGTGTTGTGataatgaaattgaagctGATATTGACATTGAATCTGATCGTCGCTGTTTTGAGGCATTGATGAATAGATTTGCATGTCAATATCGTATGGATGATACCTGTTTTTCTGACACTGGATTTATACAGTTCGTAGTCAATCGTAGCAAAGGACATGCAACTTTCCTGAGGCTACCTGGAGTCTGTCCGGAAGCTGCAATGAAATATGTTGGGAATGT GTGTCATGGACTCAAGGGTTTGTCTTTGCCCAGACGTTTACTGCTCTGTTCACCAAGCATCGTTGCAGAACTGATTGGTAAGTGCAAACATTTGGAGTTGTTGTCAGTTGGGGGCAGCCATAATTTCGAGGAGATCCTTTTACAATTCAGCATGGGCTGCTGCAAGAATTTTCTCAACATGGATGTGCCAGCTGCTTTAAGGAATAGGGAAGATAATAAGAATGTTCCTGATATTATTCCAAATGTTAGCTTCTTATGCAGCTATAATTTTGAGGAAATCTTTTCACAGATCCGCATTCACTGCAAGAATTTTTGTGGTTTAAATGTGTCGGGTGCTTTAATGAGAAGAGAAGATGTGTTGGCAATTGTCAACTTGCTTCCTCATATTAAGTACTTAATCTTGAGGAAGTCATTCATTGATCGGGATGATCTTGCCACATTACTTCAAGGCTGCGAAGAACTTGTGCTTTTGGATGCAAGGAATTGCTGTGGTTTTGATGAAGGTGATGCTGAAATATCAGTGCTTGCTTCTCATATTGGTAAATTCAGCTGTGAGGGTTCTAGATATGTTGACCCTCTTCTGTGGTTGCGTAGTCACAAATATATTTAG